In Candidatus Poribacteria bacterium, the following are encoded in one genomic region:
- a CDS encoding ABC transporter ATP-binding protein, translated as MESTNIFQRLIAIFWVLGIVLRRHFFLAISMIFAALISSLEPVATLYIFSKVVDRSVDYVQGTATLREVGLVFALQGGLFAVQRIITPVQAWIGGVLSNHLLNDITMDLMEKTSKLPYISLESKEIYNNLEMANGTKDRIPQIFMATIGLGSNLVMFGSMFVLLSQLSPWLAVAVVAIMLPYILLDQHIIKQSWELTERLSILRRKMGFLSGIWSGRTTCRELRIWNAMNWLFEKYSEVFRTWFTEEHRQSRKRMVYQIVGGLCMAAGFVLVLFMTLQSIETGTVTVGKIAMYIQAVNSTQGAAYQVFVGVSSLFEHGLYILSIRRVLKMEVPVVESESSVSQMPDLLKNGKLPTITFQGVSFKYPGSDVFAVKDINIELQPGKMTALVGENAAGKSTIAKMAVGLYPPTEGQILVNGVTLSPANTSEWFKHTKVLFQDSSQYALTLAENVLLGQGPDRDVVRVLDEAGYAPSAEIDANTLTEILSKEFGGTELSGGQWKKVGLARALAKHGSFFMLDEPSAALDPRAEYELFMKLKGMMSGVTTLFVTHRLAATINADWIIVLDNGKITEQGKHEQLMKSDGLYAQLFNLQASLMQEATWE; from the coding sequence ATGGAAAGTACCAATATCTTCCAGCGACTCATAGCGATTTTCTGGGTATTAGGGATCGTGTTGCGCAGACATTTTTTCTTGGCGATATCTATGATCTTCGCGGCTTTGATTTCAAGCCTTGAACCGGTTGCGACCCTCTACATTTTCAGTAAAGTTGTTGACCGGTCGGTTGACTATGTTCAAGGAACAGCAACACTTAGAGAGGTTGGTCTTGTGTTTGCGCTCCAAGGGGGTCTCTTTGCGGTGCAGCGGATTATTACACCCGTTCAGGCTTGGATTGGCGGTGTCCTGTCGAACCATCTCCTGAATGATATTACGATGGATCTGATGGAAAAAACCTCAAAACTGCCCTATATTTCGCTTGAATCGAAGGAGATCTATAATAATTTGGAGATGGCTAACGGCACAAAAGACCGGATCCCACAAATCTTTATGGCGACTATTGGCTTAGGCAGCAATTTAGTCATGTTTGGGTCGATGTTCGTGCTACTGAGTCAGTTAAGCCCTTGGTTAGCGGTAGCCGTCGTTGCGATTATGCTCCCATATATCCTTTTGGATCAACACATTATCAAACAGAGTTGGGAACTGACCGAGAGATTGTCAATTCTCCGAAGAAAGATGGGGTTTTTATCAGGGATTTGGTCGGGTAGAACAACCTGCAGAGAACTCCGTATTTGGAATGCGATGAATTGGCTTTTTGAAAAATACAGTGAAGTTTTTAGAACTTGGTTCACCGAGGAGCATCGTCAAAGCCGTAAGCGAATGGTTTATCAAATTGTAGGCGGGTTGTGTATGGCAGCAGGTTTTGTGCTTGTGCTGTTCATGACTTTGCAATCGATTGAAACTGGAACCGTGACCGTTGGTAAAATAGCCATGTACATTCAGGCTGTTAATAGCACGCAGGGCGCTGCGTATCAGGTTTTTGTTGGGGTTTCTTCGCTGTTCGAGCATGGATTGTATATATTGAGCATCCGAAGGGTTCTGAAAATGGAAGTTCCAGTGGTAGAAAGCGAAAGCAGTGTCTCACAAATGCCCGATCTTCTGAAGAATGGAAAACTACCGACGATTACTTTTCAAGGGGTTTCATTTAAGTATCCAGGATCGGATGTGTTCGCTGTGAAAGATATCAACATAGAGTTGCAGCCCGGCAAGATGACAGCACTTGTTGGCGAGAATGCTGCGGGTAAAAGCACAATCGCGAAGATGGCAGTCGGATTATATCCACCAACGGAAGGGCAAATCCTCGTTAATGGGGTGACCCTTTCTCCTGCGAACACTTCAGAATGGTTCAAACATACGAAAGTCTTATTTCAAGATTCGAGCCAGTATGCCTTGACGCTTGCTGAGAATGTGCTACTCGGTCAAGGCCCTGATAGGGATGTCGTGCGAGTTTTGGACGAGGCGGGTTACGCGCCATCAGCAGAAATTGATGCGAATACACTTACTGAGATTTTGTCAAAAGAGTTTGGGGGTACCGAGCTTTCCGGCGGACAATGGAAAAAAGTTGGGCTCGCCAGAGCACTGGCAAAGCACGGAAGTTTCTTCATGCTCGACGAACCCTCGGCTGCGCTTGATCCGAGAGCAGAGTATGAATTATTCATGAAGCTAAAAGGAATGATGTCCGGTGTGACAACACTTTTCGTTACGCACCGATTAGCCGCAACCATCAACGCCGATTGGATTATTGTATTAGACAATGGCAAGATAACAGAGCAAGGTAAGCATGAGCAGTTAATGAAATCTGACGGACTTTACGCGCAACTCTTCAATCTTCAAGCCAGTTTGATGCAGGAGGCTACCTGGGAGTGA
- a CDS encoding sigma-70 family RNA polymerase sigma factor gives MDDVVLIQFTLAGDEDAFASLVSKYQKQVHAYAYRQTGDFHIAEDITQETFFEAYRNLEKLRDSAKFSTWLLAIANYLCIAWFRKNQSRSKLLRENYTINTETDTYSLYVALENERDAVEAQRELVQELLSKLKESDRQLIRLHYFQEMTSAEISNYLGVSQNTIKSRLQRARQRLRQYDPSIQETIDSSIRKGDSALLPLQGEISMADRMSSAILKIKSLSDRSQMQLSSDGEWLAYVVVDPDRIASFEQQTDEFSVHQLTGALIENHSQEVWVTNIKTKETHKLGADEGVDWAPRWSPDGNLLAFCSDRIGAPHLWIWDRGKNKLRQVSEKPITATHGLEVPQWTSDGKHIITKLRPEDMDLSTIISAKTIPQSINVWHTDTDEASSLDEELDQFVWVKGDLGVFNVNTGDVQVLTQGLFTRNITLSPDNTAVAVLNVIREEALTSQEILFELLLVPLDGTPIRSLATNIRESALFVSWSPDSKHLIYAQPEGLFVVSVQDGKQKNLTADLTEKLRFYARPLWRPSGDSFFCGIDGNIWEFAADGSDARKLTEELKKHIMGMVAKVNTDIIWQSNDAKSICVQTHDPETKKDGFHLINTAEAHATCLFEEPISITRHIADEYDLKVVSNDTQIVYRAQDATHPEEVWMFDADAEERQQVTDLNPHLRDLKFGNTRFVESETEEGECLRGVLMLPTNYEEGKQYPLVTWVYPGSHLSMHIYSFGFDKYIMNFQLLAARGFAVLGVDVPSRSSKSPKELPGYVLPAVDKVIEMGIADADRLGITGYGSGGYFTAGLITQTNRFKAAVCGGGFYNLTRIYGNLTKRGRSRGINWVEGKNQMDIGGSLWEKRQRYIDNSPLFHLDKVETPVLVYCGEGYDGFDYTQSGELFSGLRRLKKKATFAWYRGEGHLVRHWRPEHRADCWERIIDWFEKHLN, from the coding sequence ATGGACGATGTTGTGTTGATTCAATTTACACTTGCGGGTGATGAAGATGCCTTTGCGAGTTTGGTGAGTAAATACCAGAAGCAGGTTCACGCTTATGCGTATCGGCAAACTGGAGATTTCCACATTGCTGAAGACATTACACAGGAAACATTCTTTGAAGCGTATCGAAATTTGGAAAAGCTGCGAGACTCGGCGAAGTTTTCAACATGGCTTCTTGCGATTGCTAATTATCTCTGTATAGCGTGGTTCCGAAAAAATCAATCAAGGTCTAAATTGTTACGTGAGAACTACACAATAAATACAGAGACAGATACATATTCACTGTATGTGGCTTTGGAAAATGAGAGGGACGCCGTTGAAGCACAACGCGAATTGGTCCAAGAGCTGCTTTCAAAACTAAAGGAAAGTGATCGCCAACTTATCAGACTCCATTATTTTCAAGAGATGACATCTGCTGAGATAAGTAACTATTTAGGCGTATCCCAAAATACGATTAAGAGCCGACTTCAACGCGCGCGACAAAGGTTAAGACAATACGATCCATCGATTCAAGAGACAATAGATAGTTCTATTAGAAAGGGAGACAGTGCTCTACTTCCGTTACAAGGAGAAATTAGTATGGCAGATAGAATGAGTTCGGCAATACTCAAAATTAAGTCTTTATCAGACCGTTCCCAAATGCAACTTTCCTCAGATGGAGAGTGGCTTGCCTATGTAGTAGTAGACCCCGACCGAATAGCATCGTTTGAACAACAGACCGATGAATTTTCAGTGCATCAACTAACAGGCGCATTGATAGAAAATCATAGTCAGGAGGTATGGGTTACCAACATCAAAACGAAGGAAACGCATAAACTCGGAGCAGATGAAGGGGTTGACTGGGCACCTCGTTGGTCTCCAGATGGAAACCTCTTAGCGTTCTGTTCTGACCGAATAGGGGCACCGCATCTTTGGATTTGGGATAGGGGAAAAAATAAACTACGCCAAGTGAGCGAAAAACCGATTACTGCAACACACGGTCTTGAAGTACCGCAGTGGACTTCAGATGGAAAACATATCATCACAAAGTTACGTCCCGAAGATATGGACCTTTCCACAATTATCTCAGCTAAAACGATTCCACAATCGATAAACGTTTGGCACACTGATACGGATGAAGCGTCTTCTTTAGATGAAGAATTAGACCAATTCGTGTGGGTCAAAGGGGATTTAGGTGTTTTCAACGTTAACACAGGTGATGTGCAAGTTCTCACACAAGGGTTGTTTACGAGAAACATTACACTCTCTCCGGATAATACTGCAGTTGCTGTGCTCAATGTAATACGAGAAGAGGCGTTAACATCTCAAGAAATCCTGTTTGAATTGTTATTAGTCCCTTTAGACGGAACGCCAATCCGAAGTTTGGCTACAAATATCAGGGAAAGCGCACTATTCGTAAGTTGGTCACCAGACAGTAAACACCTCATATATGCACAACCGGAGGGTTTGTTCGTTGTTTCAGTTCAAGATGGTAAACAGAAGAACCTGACGGCAGACCTTACAGAGAAACTGCGATTTTACGCACGTCCGTTATGGCGACCATCAGGAGACTCGTTTTTCTGCGGCATCGACGGAAATATTTGGGAATTCGCAGCAGACGGCAGCGATGCCCGAAAACTAACAGAAGAATTGAAGAAACACATCATGGGTATGGTCGCGAAAGTGAATACCGACATCATCTGGCAGTCAAACGATGCAAAGTCTATCTGTGTCCAGACACATGACCCAGAAACAAAGAAAGATGGCTTCCATTTGATAAATACTGCGGAGGCACATGCGACTTGCTTGTTTGAAGAACCAATTAGCATAACCCGTCATATAGCAGACGAATACGATTTAAAGGTTGTCAGTAACGACACACAGATTGTCTACAGAGCGCAAGATGCGACACATCCAGAGGAAGTCTGGATGTTTGATGCCGACGCTGAAGAACGACAGCAGGTGACGGATCTCAATCCACATTTGCGTGACTTAAAATTTGGTAACACCCGTTTCGTTGAATCAGAAACAGAGGAAGGTGAATGTTTACGGGGTGTTTTGATGCTACCCACCAACTATGAGGAAGGCAAACAGTATCCTTTAGTTACGTGGGTCTATCCGGGCAGTCACCTATCAATGCATATTTATAGTTTTGGGTTCGATAAATATATCATGAACTTTCAACTCCTTGCTGCACGTGGTTTTGCTGTGCTTGGTGTCGATGTGCCGTCAAGATCTAGCAAATCGCCGAAAGAATTGCCCGGATACGTGTTACCAGCAGTAGACAAAGTCATTGAAATGGGTATCGCCGATGCGGATCGTTTGGGAATAACAGGATACGGTTCCGGTGGATACTTCACTGCGGGATTGATTACACAAACCAACCGTTTCAAAGCCGCAGTTTGCGGTGGCGGTTTTTATAATTTGACCAGAATCTACGGGAATCTTACGAAGCGGGGAAGAAGTCGTGGTATTAATTGGGTGGAAGGCAAGAATCAGATGGATATAGGGGGGTCGCTCTGGGAAAAACGCCAACGATATATTGATAATTCACCACTATTTCACTTAGATAAGGTGGAAACCCCCGTTCTGGTCTATTGTGGTGAAGGGTATGATGGTTTTGATTACACGCAATCTGGGGAGCTTTTCTCCGGATTACGCAGACTAAAAAAGAAAGCGACTTTTGCGTGGTATCGTGGTGAAGGGCATCTCGTGAGGCATTGGCGACCTGAACACCGCGCTGATTGCTGGGAACGTATTATAGACTGGTTTGAAAAACATCTGAATTAA
- a CDS encoding tetratricopeptide repeat protein, producing MKTFSPTPVQYVLVSCTLYFIFFSTVPLSTAAESAFADSLFQEGDYLNAAHEYKRLLFLHPDTTQSDFIAFRVAASYQNAGKLKKAIPAYQFLIDTYPESRLVARCKNNIAQCHILLDDSEHGLSSLKQFLAEHAESDLAPRAHFTIGMVHIDKREWIQARQVWNDVSLTYPESPFAGVSNRLARQVKDAENLPRRSPTVAGVLSALVPGSGQIYTGRTVDGLYAFVSVAVLGGASFYYADQGRYEVAVPVGILGAFFYGNSIYQGIQTARTFNLQHERLFRNKLQQEIRDSGLFGAIPPPTDEVKLVLWKSKF from the coding sequence ATGAAAACTTTCTCCCCTACCCCAGTGCAATATGTCCTTGTAAGCTGCACCCTATATTTTATTTTTTTTAGCACGGTTCCGCTGTCTACGGCTGCAGAATCCGCCTTCGCAGACTCACTCTTCCAAGAAGGCGACTATCTCAACGCTGCTCACGAATATAAACGACTCCTCTTTCTACATCCCGATACCACTCAAAGCGATTTTATTGCCTTTCGCGTTGCCGCATCCTACCAGAACGCAGGCAAATTGAAAAAAGCAATTCCCGCCTACCAATTTCTGATTGACACCTATCCGGAAAGCCGTCTTGTTGCGCGCTGTAAGAACAATATTGCACAATGCCACATCCTGTTAGACGATAGTGAGCACGGACTTTCATCGCTAAAACAATTTCTTGCGGAACATGCAGAGAGCGACTTGGCACCACGCGCACATTTTACAATTGGAATGGTACACATAGATAAAAGAGAATGGATACAAGCGCGTCAAGTGTGGAACGATGTCTCTTTAACGTATCCAGAAAGTCCTTTCGCTGGGGTTAGCAATAGATTAGCGCGACAGGTAAAAGATGCCGAGAATTTGCCGCGCCGTTCTCCGACGGTTGCAGGCGTGCTTTCAGCGTTGGTACCGGGCAGTGGACAAATTTATACAGGACGAACTGTTGATGGGCTCTACGCTTTTGTTAGCGTCGCAGTGTTGGGAGGCGCGAGTTTCTATTACGCTGACCAAGGACGTTACGAAGTCGCTGTACCTGTTGGAATACTGGGTGCGTTTTTCTACGGGAATAGCATTTATCAGGGAATCCAGACTGCCCGAACCTTTAACCTACAGCATGAAAGACTGTTTCGTAATAAACTCCAACAGGAAATTCGAGATTCTGGCCTATTCGGGGCAATACCACCGCCGACAGATGAAGTGAAATTGGTGTTATGGAAATCAAAGTTTTAA
- a CDS encoding CvpA family protein yields MTKLDIGILILVGLAGISCCRAGFTRSVWGVFVIGAGFFVACQFWHQLAAFLQKLIANPAWTKWLSIVAIVIVVSILVDSLFERIQRILEKGVLGWANRLLGFCFGIASGGLVIACALILLNTYGGNGFKNEISDSRFAPQLIDIGNNVWAVSKEHVQRQFDTE; encoded by the coding sequence ATGACGAAACTTGATATCGGTATCCTCATCCTTGTTGGACTCGCAGGCATAAGTTGTTGCCGTGCGGGCTTCACCCGAAGTGTTTGGGGTGTATTTGTAATTGGCGCGGGGTTTTTCGTGGCATGCCAATTTTGGCATCAACTCGCGGCATTCCTTCAGAAACTCATAGCAAACCCCGCTTGGACGAAATGGCTGAGCATTGTTGCTATTGTAATTGTCGTCTCTATTCTCGTTGACTCGCTCTTTGAGCGTATCCAGCGTATCCTCGAAAAAGGGGTCTTGGGTTGGGCAAACCGCCTATTAGGATTCTGCTTCGGTATCGCTTCAGGTGGGCTTGTTATCGCTTGCGCACTCATCCTACTAAACACCTATGGCGGTAACGGCTTCAAAAACGAGATTTCAGACTCACGTTTTGCCCCACAACTCATAGATATTGGCAATAACGTTTGGGCAGTCAGCAAAGAGCATGTACAAAGACAATTCGACACCGAATGA
- a CDS encoding peptidase MA family metallohydrolase: protein MKAEHLMPLLLMEVVHLRHTNSLALSHFRQATVSYGQACYVEAIQHYLAGLKLGAAQHHYIYADLAKAYEMVGEWDTALACLDIALQLCPDSPTALRRKARILDEKACYDALVCLDDLQEPPPQGFLEQLQLNATVPPKYAMNAEFFTLTCHSAMHSQTVWNICRLIHRTYRELGEMFGYYPLSAVPISVTNTNGTELSQRLLPNWASGCYNGSIQLVYCAVSEPVLGILYALLRHEWTHLLVHHLTNRQCPIWLDEGLAQSVARPMFQSERLNLQQAVETKRLLPFTALSEPFSQLPAKYRKLAYIQSTAIVEYLIQQFGLPQIRVLLHQLGNDIPTETALEQTFGLTLKEIPFVGTA, encoded by the coding sequence TTGAAAGCAGAACATTTAATGCCCCTGCTCCTTATGGAAGTAGTGCATCTAAGGCATACCAATTCATTAGCATTGTCACATTTCCGACAAGCAACGGTTAGTTACGGACAAGCTTGCTATGTTGAAGCCATCCAACACTACCTCGCCGGCTTGAAATTGGGTGCAGCCCAGCATCACTATATCTATGCCGATCTTGCGAAAGCATACGAGATGGTTGGAGAATGGGATACAGCATTGGCATGCCTTGATATTGCACTTCAGTTGTGTCCAGATTCACCGACAGCCCTTAGACGTAAAGCACGCATCCTTGATGAGAAAGCCTGTTATGACGCGTTGGTCTGTTTGGATGATTTGCAAGAACCACCACCTCAAGGATTCCTTGAACAGCTGCAGCTGAACGCTACAGTCCCGCCCAAATACGCTATGAATGCCGAATTTTTCACGCTGACCTGCCATTCCGCGATGCACTCACAGACAGTGTGGAATATTTGTCGACTGATTCATCGAACTTATCGGGAACTCGGCGAAATGTTCGGGTACTATCCCCTATCCGCCGTACCTATCTCAGTTACAAATACAAACGGGACCGAACTATCGCAACGTTTGCTGCCGAACTGGGCAAGTGGCTGCTACAATGGTAGTATCCAACTGGTATACTGCGCAGTTAGTGAACCGGTTTTGGGCATTTTATATGCGCTGCTTCGGCATGAATGGACTCATCTATTGGTCCATCATCTAACGAACCGACAGTGTCCTATATGGCTCGATGAAGGATTGGCACAAAGTGTTGCACGTCCTATGTTCCAGTCCGAACGGCTCAATTTGCAACAAGCCGTTGAAACAAAGCGATTGCTCCCCTTTACTGCACTCAGCGAACCGTTTAGCCAACTTCCTGCGAAATATCGGAAATTAGCATACATCCAATCCACAGCAATCGTTGAATATCTTATTCAGCAATTCGGTCTCCCGCAAATTCGCGTGCTGCTTCACCAATTGGGTAACGATATTCCTACAGAGACAGCACTTGAACAGACTTTCGGTCTAACTCTGAAGGAAATTCCCTTCGTAGGCACCGCTTAG
- a CDS encoding FHA domain-containing protein, translating to MRFWKKWRKAGISADDLKKAEMLEAYTRWLKNEKLSRKQKGLLKEINSFPELQPLKQLIDFTHYRFEERENVMLPPGSQQRVGERVMAEIRGEAPETNVSTDGMQPQFGYSPQGMGNETTEIMQVDASLPNADALQQWDTEQSSASPEMLKRYDAIRTLSRLHVRFEQKDDEVYVTDLGSSNATYVDNERVETSTPVQHGSTLKCGKISFKVVDIERS from the coding sequence ATGCGCTTCTGGAAGAAATGGCGGAAGGCTGGGATATCAGCAGACGACCTTAAGAAGGCAGAGATGCTGGAAGCTTATACGCGTTGGCTGAAAAACGAAAAGCTATCTCGTAAGCAGAAAGGTCTTTTGAAGGAAATTAACAGCTTCCCGGAACTTCAGCCGTTGAAACAATTAATCGATTTTACACACTATCGCTTTGAGGAAAGAGAGAACGTCATGTTACCGCCGGGCAGCCAACAACGCGTCGGCGAACGAGTCATGGCAGAAATTCGGGGCGAGGCACCGGAGACCAACGTCTCCACTGACGGGATGCAGCCGCAATTCGGTTATAGTCCACAAGGTATGGGTAACGAAACCACTGAAATTATGCAGGTAGACGCTTCTCTACCGAACGCGGACGCACTGCAACAGTGGGACACCGAACAATCATCCGCATCCCCAGAAATGTTGAAACGTTACGATGCTATCCGGACACTTTCCCGTTTGCACGTCCGGTTTGAGCAGAAGGATGACGAGGTATACGTCACAGACTTAGGCAGTTCTAACGCGACTTACGTTGATAACGAACGTGTCGAAACGTCTACCCCCGTTCAACATGGTTCTACCCTGAAGTGTGGAAAAATTAGCTTCAAAGTCGTTGACATTGAACGTTCATAA
- a CDS encoding RNA polymerase sigma factor, whose product MARQTPNDLSAVEDTYLATQAKAGNDAAFRQLFDKHYKWVYNKAYRMLGNYQDTEEVASDVFIKVWQKLNKNKWDPEKGSFQAWLNMVARNTIIDAIRKRNRIREHPLSGSPDEDEQPLSKYEDPYSGPEQELEAVEAQQILESALEQVTKSNHRIAWMLRHLEGYSIAEIARILNRKEGTVKIWIFRCTEELRKILVAKGIQWIY is encoded by the coding sequence ATGGCGCGCCAAACACCTAATGATTTATCTGCTGTCGAAGACACCTATCTCGCAACGCAAGCGAAAGCAGGCAATGATGCCGCGTTTAGGCAATTGTTCGACAAGCATTATAAATGGGTTTATAATAAAGCCTACCGAATGCTTGGAAATTACCAGGATACAGAAGAGGTTGCCTCGGATGTATTCATTAAGGTTTGGCAGAAGCTAAACAAAAACAAATGGGACCCAGAAAAAGGTAGTTTTCAAGCATGGTTAAATATGGTGGCTCGAAACACTATTATCGATGCAATACGAAAACGGAACCGGATTCGGGAACATCCGCTCAGCGGTTCACCTGACGAAGATGAACAGCCGCTGAGTAAATATGAGGATCCCTACTCAGGCCCCGAACAAGAATTAGAAGCCGTAGAAGCACAACAGATTTTGGAGAGTGCCCTTGAACAGGTCACTAAATCCAACCATCGGATCGCGTGGATGTTGCGGCACTTAGAAGGGTACAGTATTGCAGAGATTGCCCGCATTCTTAACCGAAAAGAAGGAACCGTGAAGATCTGGATCTTTCGGTGTACAGAAGAATTGCGGAAAATTCTGGTTGCTAAAGGCATCCAGTGGATTTATTAA
- the prmC gene encoding peptide chain release factor N(5)-glutamine methyltransferase, producing MSNKMWRVVDLLDWTTRYFEQHGIPNPRLDAEVLLGHLLEKSRLQLYLHFEMPVFQEHLTPYRELIKKRIERTPVSYLTNRKEFMALDFYVDERVLIPRPETEQLVETILREKRGNSESLLELGTGSGIIATSLAVHQPEWDIIATDISEPALAVAQKNAETHACTGQIKFLSGDLFEPIKATDPTGEIRFDWIVCNPPYVKKTEWDTLSPDVRDYEPEIALFAGDDGLAVIRRLIAEAPEYLASHGKLLFEIGDTQADTVRPLIDAEPAYCTYKLLKDYAEKERIVLASVH from the coding sequence ATGTCTAATAAAATGTGGCGTGTGGTAGATTTACTCGATTGGACGACGCGGTATTTTGAACAGCACGGTATCCCAAATCCGAGGTTAGACGCAGAGGTATTGCTTGGACACTTACTCGAGAAAAGTCGCCTGCAGCTCTATCTGCACTTTGAAATGCCTGTCTTCCAAGAACATCTCACGCCGTACCGTGAACTCATAAAAAAGCGCATTGAGCGCACACCTGTTAGTTACTTAACAAATCGAAAAGAGTTCATGGCGTTAGACTTCTACGTAGATGAGCGGGTTCTCATTCCGAGACCAGAGACAGAGCAGCTCGTCGAAACGATTCTCAGAGAAAAAAGAGGGAATTCTGAAAGTTTACTGGAACTCGGTACAGGGAGTGGGATTATCGCTACGAGTCTCGCAGTGCACCAACCGGAATGGGATATTATTGCTACAGACATCTCTGAACCTGCCCTGGCAGTTGCGCAGAAAAACGCTGAAACACACGCCTGCACGGGACAAATCAAATTTCTGTCCGGTGATCTATTTGAACCCATAAAAGCGACAGACCCGACTGGAGAAATTCGATTCGATTGGATAGTTTGCAATCCGCCGTATGTCAAAAAGACAGAATGGGATACCTTGAGTCCGGATGTCCGCGATTATGAACCAGAGATCGCCCTTTTTGCTGGTGACGATGGACTCGCCGTGATCCGTCGATTAATTGCTGAAGCCCCTGAATACCTCGCCTCACACGGAAAACTCCTCTTTGAAATCGGTGATACACAAGCTGATACCGTTCGACCACTTATCGATGCTGAACCCGCCTACTGTACATACAAACTACTCAAGGACTATGCGGAGAAAGAACGGATTGTTCTTGCAAGTGTCCACTAA
- the prfA gene encoding peptide chain release factor 1 has translation MFEKLKDIETKYAEVEKALGDPAQISNQQRLMELSKTHAELTPIVSTYQEYQQLESALEETRLLIASETDADMIGLAQEELDSLTAKKDALTEELKLLLIPKDPNDEKNVIIEIRAGTGGEEASLFAAELFRMYTRYAERQNWKVELLSANPTGLKGFKEVIFSIEGTRAYSHLKYEGGIHRVQRIPTTETSGRIHTSAATVAVLPEAEELDLAIDEAAELRIDTYRSSGPGGQSVNTTDSAIRITHIPTGLVVTCQDEKSQHKNRSKAMKILRARLQEQKQAELNSERAETRRSMVGSGDRSEKIRTYNFPQSRVTDHRIQFSSYQLDAVVDGDLAVFIEQLTTADQAEKLKET, from the coding sequence ATGTTTGAAAAACTTAAGGACATCGAAACTAAATATGCTGAAGTTGAAAAGGCACTTGGAGATCCAGCGCAAATTTCAAATCAGCAACGATTGATGGAGCTATCCAAAACCCACGCGGAACTCACCCCAATTGTGTCAACCTATCAGGAATACCAGCAGTTAGAATCCGCGCTTGAGGAGACGCGCCTCCTGATAGCATCAGAAACCGATGCTGACATGATTGGATTGGCACAGGAGGAATTGGATAGCCTTACTGCGAAAAAAGACGCATTGACTGAAGAACTCAAATTACTCCTGATCCCGAAAGATCCGAACGATGAAAAAAATGTCATCATCGAAATTCGGGCAGGCACTGGTGGTGAAGAAGCCAGTCTCTTTGCAGCTGAACTGTTTCGGATGTATACCCGCTACGCGGAACGGCAGAATTGGAAAGTTGAACTCCTCAGCGCAAACCCAACGGGATTAAAAGGCTTTAAAGAAGTTATTTTCTCAATTGAAGGGACGCGTGCCTATAGTCACTTGAAATATGAAGGCGGTATACATCGGGTCCAACGAATTCCCACGACAGAGACGAGCGGACGTATTCACACTTCTGCCGCAACGGTAGCAGTACTTCCCGAAGCCGAAGAACTCGATTTAGCAATCGATGAAGCGGCTGAATTGCGAATCGACACCTACCGCTCCTCGGGGCCCGGTGGGCAAAGCGTTAACACAACTGACTCCGCTATCCGAATCACGCACATTCCAACGGGACTCGTCGTAACCTGCCAAGACGAGAAATCCCAGCATAAGAACCGTTCCAAGGCGATGAAAATTCTCCGAGCACGCCTCCAAGAGCAGAAACAAGCTGAGCTTAACAGCGAGAGAGCCGAAACGCGACGCTCCATGGTTGGAAGTGGCGACAGAAGCGAGAAAATTCGCACTTATAACTTCCCACAATCTCGTGTAACTGATCACCGTATCCAATTTAGTTCCTACCAACTTGATGCCGTTGTCGATGGTGATTTAGCAGTTTTCATCGAGCAGCTGACAACTGCCGATCAAGCAGAAAAGTTGAAAGAGACTTAA
- the rpmE gene encoding 50S ribosomal protein L31, which yields MKPEIHPAMVECVITCVCGATHNTLAIQPEMRVDICGKCHPFYTGQQARFIDTAGRVESFRRRYGLTEEKTEDDK from the coding sequence ATGAAACCTGAAATTCATCCTGCAATGGTAGAATGTGTTATCACATGCGTTTGTGGTGCAACCCACAACACACTCGCCATCCAACCCGAAATGCGGGTAGATATTTGTGGAAAATGCCACCCATTCTACACTGGACAACAAGCGCGGTTTATTGACACTGCTGGACGTGTTGAAAGCTTCCGCCGACGTTACGGGCTAACCGAAGAAAAGACCGAAGACGATAAGTAG